The proteins below come from a single Aegilops tauschii subsp. strangulata cultivar AL8/78 chromosome 6, Aet v6.0, whole genome shotgun sequence genomic window:
- the LOC109752346 gene encoding agamous-like MADS-box protein AGL80, translating to MARKKVALRYIRNNSARRNALKKHTKILMKKAGEVAAVPDAKACVVVYGEGMAVPEVFPSHAEAVAILNQFKSMQEEARLKKTMDQESILRERIVKLRDQVQKARREQQDQDAKILLYKALKSGHIPDNIEELTALGSKVDSILKSLGECTQKMSGHPPVDQAQAPYITNGMGMGPPIMYQAPPQQQEGRLNTVRFERAPTTVIYNSDNTGGHDGNNVVFSRGHMNM from the coding sequence ATGGCTCGCAAGAAGGTGGCCCTCCGGTACATCCGCAATAACTCGGCGCGGCGCAATGCCTTGAAGAAGCACACTAAGATCCTGATGAAGAAGGCAGGTGAGGTGGCCGCCGTGCCCGATGCTAAGGCATGTGTGGTCGTGTATGGCGAGGGCATGGCGGTGCCAGAGGTGTTCCCATCCCATGCCGAGGCAGTGGCTATCCTGAATCAGTTCAAGAGCATGCAAGAGGAGGCGCGACTAAAGAAGACGATGGACCAAGAGAGCATCCTCCGCGAGCGTATCGTAAAGCTCCGAGACCAGGTCCAGAAGGCTAGGCGCGAGCAGCAGGACCAGGACGCCAAGATTCTCCTGTATAAGGCCTTGAAAAGTGGCCACATCCCAGACAACATCGAGGAGCTCACAGCCCTGGGATCGAAGGTGGACTCAATCCTCAAGAGCCTAGGTGAATGCACCCAAAAAATGAGTGGACATCCACCAGTTGACCAAGCCCAGGCACCATACATCACCAATGGCATGGGCATGGGGCCTCCAATTATGTATCAGGCACCACCACAGCAACAGGAGGGTCGTCTTAACACTGTGAGGTTCGAAAGGGCCCCTACCACTGTGATCTACAATAGTGACAATACTGGTGGCCATGACGGCAATAACGTCGTCTTCTCTCGTGGTCACATGAATATGTAA